The segment CATACCACCCCTATAACATCCCTCTCTACTAAATGATAACCAAAAATAGTGGGGcggcattggttccttcgacacataggtacagtgaggaaaactcacccgaAACGAAGAACCCATAAACATTGTGACATGTTTCCTTTTCTGCACTGCTAACTCCCACGAGCCCTCTAGcaccaaaacatggaagaaactTAATCAACATCCCTAATCCTTCAAttttgacccaaagtcaaactggtcaaaaagtcaacagtcaacaaaAGTCTATGTTCAACAACCACTCATGACGTGACACTCTACTGGTCACATCTTGAGCCCCTAAAACACAGAATAGTCGCATCCTTTGAACCTCATGATGTGACAGGCATAACCTCACATCGTGAGAACTGTCTAAATGACTTTTTAATGATTAAAACCCCTTAATCTATTAAGCCACTAATCTACTTCCTAACAcaccaaaaaccataaaaatcGATGCTTTAAGGTATTTATGAAGAAAAAGAGGTCAAAACCCCAAGCATGAGCTTAAATAtcatccaaacttcagatccaccacaTATAATCATCAAGGAACTTTAAGGAcccataaagttgtcaactttatggaatcctaaCACTCTAACTCATCTAACCATGGACAATAATCCataaaactctagatctagcaacAATAAACCAAAAAGCATGAGGCTTGAACAACCATAAGGGTCCAAAATGAGCacacaatgatgatgatgatgagtttcCCTTTCTAGATCCACAACTAGAGCACCTcgttctccttcttctcctctttcctTAAGCTACCAAATGTACCCAAATGGCCAAGAACCACCAAGGAAATTATGGTTAGGGTTTTTCTGAGGTTTGAGGGTGAGGGGGGCTGATAATCAACCTTAGATTTAAGATAATAGGGATTAAATAGGAAGGAAACTCTAAAAGATCGTGGGCTTGGCCTGCAACCTTTCTCACATCTTTACCCTCTATATGTCACATCATGAGCATTGACTTAATACAAGTTTCACACTTGGCCTGACACACTGAATATTAGTTATTGTGAAAGCAAGAAAGGATTGTGAAAGCATATCGTTGTGAAAACGAGAAAGGATGCGAAAGCGTATCGGATCACAACACTCCATTCGCATAGGAACAAACCCATTCGCATCCGAACACCACATTCGCATTAGAACATCCCTATCTCATCGAAACACCTCATTCGCATCAGAAGCCAAAGCAAACTCTCACTAGTTGCAACCAACTACGATCCATCACATCCGATTGATCTTTAACAATAATCTTCATGTCGTAACCACCATTTGGTCACGTAGTGACACTCAATTTCTCCAAAAATCAAGCTTTTGACTCCTTAAAACCCTAAAACAATCCGTTCTAGAAATCAGGTGTTACAATTATTGTTTGTAAAATAAAGATGTAATCTAATTAGAATTTATGAAAgtttttattattaagatataATTTTTCACAAGTAATCTATTTTTATTCTATAAGATAAAATACTAATTACATATTCATTGATCTTCAGGAAGACGACTTAAAATAGTAATATGGTTCTCATTTTAGACATGTTTAGTCCTTATTGTTTTATTGTATAAAATAAGCCCTTGAAATTATTGTTTTTTACACACTCAGTCCTTATGAATGACTACTGCACATTAAGTTCTttgtttgtacacatttagttattaatgttttttttttgcaaagtCTTTGTTGTTTTTGTACATAATTTGTCCTTATGATGAGTTTTTTTCAGGATTTTCTCACGTGACATCCTACACGGTACAATCATTAATAAAAATGTTCTTATACATGGCTCTTCTGGGTAGCGGAATCATGTATCACATATCTTGATTTTAGTAGTAGCATTGTACTCTTGATATTAGTAACTATCATAGTACAATACCAATTATATTTAGTACCAATACAAACTTCATTAAATAGCAATACCAACTACATTATATTTGGTGAAAAAAATACATTAGCCATAATGATTTCGGTTGTTGGAAATAGTATCCACATTCATAACAGTTGGTAATATTAGTATTAATAGCAAAGTCATTTTTGGTTACATGAGAGTTTATTAGGGTTTCcagttttattaatttattagtgattaataaattaatagaagTTTGTGACGCATCAAATTAGTCCTCACAACATAACCCTAATTGTTCTAGGGTTTACGTATTCTGCAATTTAAGGTGGTTGAGATAGAAAAACTCTTTTAACAGCTGCAACCTCATCTTCAAAATTTCGGGTCAATttgaaaagaacaaaaaaaaacatttgctGAAAAATGGTCAAAATCGACATACCAATGAATTAcagaaaactctaaacttttTTTCAGGATGTTATTTTGTTTTGGAAGTACAAATTCAAGTTGGAAGAAAACAATCACAAAGAATCTCGTTATGTGCTATTGAGATTTGAGATTGATGAAACTGAAGCCGAATACATCTTTTTTTTTGGAGAAAACTAAGACATCAATATTATTTTTCCGATTCGTAAATTGGGTTATAAGTGAGAGACGGGCTACATATGGACCATTTTATTAATGATTGTCTCACATAAGATATCACGTTATCAAAACCTATATAAAACCATTCATAAGAACTGAATGTGTAtataaacaatttaattttaCAATAAAAAACATCAAGGACAAAATCTATATAAACTAAGAATTTAACATATAGTAGCCCGTCATAACATAAATTAGCAAGTAAGTGAATACATCCAAaacaaattaaatataacttattttacAAGGGAAAAAAAACAATAACGTCTGAATatacataaaataaaaactatattacaTTTAGTCGTTATCAAACAAATCACTAgtagattttttttcttttcattttttttaaatgatgacatcatacaaatacaatagttaaataaaaaaatctttttgatgAATAACCCCAACTCACCTTAGAATTTTCATTTTTTGTGCCTATATATAACAAATACAGGTAGGTTGTCAGACTGCGTGGAAGGAGAATAATTATATAATATCAAGTGGTGCAAAAAAGGTTTCCCATTCTCCGTCCCTAACATCATCTTCTGTCATCACTTTCCCTCCCTATAAATTCAACCCTACCCTCTCTCTTATCTCTCGCATACCATTAAAACATGTCGACAGTTGTATGTCGGCAGCCTTCCCAACCTTCCATGGACTCCTCTCATGTCGTCGAAGCCACAACCATGAGACTCAAACTAGTCTCACCTAAATCTTACAACCAAAAAACCATCTTCGGACCTTCCAGTTTCCTACAATCTCCTTCTTCCCACAAACCCATTGATGAATACTTCCACACAGAAACCAAGAACTCATATCTTCATGACCAAAAATCTCTGAAACTTAGCCAGAAAAGCCTCGAGCTTTGCACTGAAAGTTTGGGTAGCGAAACTGGCAGCGACACGAGCGAGGATGACGCCATTTTTGCCTTCCCATCGTCGACTTTATCAGTCAAAAGGAGTCGGAGAGATCAGGTGGAGTCCAAGAAGGTGCTTTCACGAAGCTTTCCACCTCCACTGACGACGATGAGTGGGTCTAAACCGTTTCAAGTTCGGCCTCATCGGGAAGGAGGAAGGCTGATTATCGAAGCAATGGAGATGTCGTTGGGGAATAGTTGTTTACGAGCTGAAAGAAGCCATGGGCGGCTTCTGTTGACGTGTTCGAAGAGTGAAGAAGACGATTGTGACACGGAAAGGGAAGAAAATGACATGAATGATGTGGAGAAGGATGAcaaggaaatggaaagaaatGTGGTGGTTGAGAACTTTCAAAGGTTAAGAAGGTGCAACGAAGATGAGCATAGAGACAACGGAATATGCTGTAGCTGGGAGCCTTCTTGTTGGGTGGCTACCTCATAGATATGTTAAAAACATGAAACGTATCATCAAAACTCTTTGTTCTTTTTTAAATGACAGCGCAGAACGCTTCCACTAACTCGTTCAAGGTTTTAATAAAGAGATAAATCACAATGTTAAATAcaagagatatatatatatatacacgcttCAACTGATCTCCTCACTTATGGATCCTTTCCTTGGGCACTAGGATAAAGATGTCGTTTGTTCCTTTTTTCAAAGAGAATCTAAATGTAAATTGAGTCATAGTGTTTTTTCATAAAAGCCAAATTAATTAGAGTAACATTGATTATGCATTTGACGTTAATATATCATAGATTTTTGTAGACTTTCAGCCCGCTTTACATATCCCACGTTTAGTAATTATCAGTGGTGAACCAACATACAAGTTACAAAAGATGACTTTATCTAATATAATTTTCCAGAGGCTTCAACAAAGGAATAAAGATTGATGCTCTCTGGGTCGTTTTCACTCTCTTCACAAATTGTCGGAGTCCTCCATGATTATCACTTGTAGGGTAACGAGGGTTCCTAATTTAGCAAACGTTATAATAGACCGGGACCCTACATGAGTTGAAATGAACTGAGTCAATGTCGTGCTTTGaatagaaaaatatatatatgcatgGTTTACATCATCTAATCAAACATCAATGGCATAACGatcataaaatttcattttcaaaaacttttcaaaGTATGGGTTCAACTATTCATTATACTAGATttggtatatatatttttaataaagacaaaatatgatatgtgttacgGTAATATTTAAATATGCACTCTTAAGCTTTCAAAATATTagatttatcaaaaaaaattatttataatattttttgaAATTTGTGATCATGGACGAAAAAAATCTGAAATATCCATGTTTCTATACACAACCACATTTCACATCATAATCAAACTAGTTTGGGTCTTGTACAAAGAGAAACGGTGACACGGGTAAAAATTCTTAGAATTTTATGTCACATACAttacaaataaaataatagaATTAATATCTAGAATTTCCAGTCTCATTTTTCTCATGAACTATATAAATAGAGAAACtaaatttttttctattttacttGGCCTAATcgaaaatcaaacaaaaagatGTGTTGGATTTTGTTATAACTTCTTcccaattaaatattttataagatTCAAAAGTTATGCTACAAACAAGCACAACAAAAAATATAAGTATTAGCGGTGACAGTATTAGAGACGACATGGAGTATTAGCGACGACATGTGACAACATGCGTATGTGGCGTCGTTAAAAACATCCCGTTGCCGCAATTCGTCATCTCTAATAGCCCACGTCGGCGATCCGTGTGATTTCGTCTATAATCAATCGTAGCCATTCACTTTTCATTTGATCGAATGGACAGGGTTCCTTCGTATGAAAGCAATAGCGGGGGCCCTAATAGAGACGCAGACATCGTCGCTACTGGCCACCAAAAAAGACGTAGGACCCGTTCCCTCCAACATGTCGCCCCAGTTGCGATCCTGTCACCGCAAATACCAATGCCGCTAAAGGGTTTGCCCCTTTTACCCCATCATCGTATCTCAGAACAGGTGACAACCATAATCATCCCCAATCCCCCTCTCGGCGATTTTCCGACGATTTACCACCACAAGAGCTCCTCCATTCGATTTTTCAGGTAACCACAACCACAAAACCTCTCCTTTCTCCTTTCCACTTCACTCCTCCTCTTCCCCACTAGTTTAGTCTGTTTTTCCGGCTGTGATAAGCTTTCCGGTGAGAAAACTTGCGGTTTTCTGGCATGTGCAGCGAGGGTATGTGCTCCTTTTCCTCCTTTCGTTTTCAATTTGTTTTCTGTAACAAATTTGTATGGTAATTTGGTATTTTGGTGGTTTCACAGCTTCTTCTCCGGTGACACCATCTCTTCTCCGGTGACATCACTTCTCCTCCGGCGACAACGAGAAATATAACCACACCACAACGATTTTCCaggtttttttcttattttttctgTTTTTAATGTGGTATATGAAATGTTGGTATTTGTATGTGaaatgtatatgtatgtgtatttgtataTGAAATGCATATGTATGTATGAAAAAAATGTGTGTATAAGTGTATTTGTATGTGAAATgcatatgtatatgtgtatttgtatatgaaatgtatgtgtatgtatgaaaaaaaaatgtatgtataagagtaattGTATGTGAAATGTATGTATGTGTGAAAAATCTATGTATATAGGTGTAGATATACGAAAAAATTTATGTGAAAAAGTATGTATGTTTATAgaatgtatgtgtttgtatgtgaaatgtatatatatatatatatatatatatatatatatatatgtgtgtgtgtgtgtgtgtatgtattaaatatgtatgtatatgtgtggatatgtatgtaaaaatgtatgtatatgtttgtatatgtatgtgaaaatatatgtatttatatgaaaGAATTTGTTTAAGTGCATTTGTATGTGTGTAAATTGTATGTTATgatataaataacaaaaataagttgagattaaaaatcaaaatatgaaaaaaaaaaatgatataaataacaaatatataatatcgTTTAAATTACAATgttataagaaaaaataaaaatgaaaaattaagacATTAAATCTACTAAGTTATAATTACTCaaaatagaataaaaataaaaataagttgggattaaaaatcaaaatatggaaaatatatatatgatataaataaaaaatatataatattgtTTAAAGCACaatgttttatgaaaaaataaaaataaaaaattaagatgTTAAATCTACTATGTTATAATTACtcaaaatagaaaattaaaacaaaaaaaagttgAGATTAAAAATCGAAatatgaaaaaataataataatataaataacaaatatataatatcatttaaagtacaatgttataagaaaaataaaaatgaaaaattaagacactaaatttACTAAGTTATAACTaatcaaaattgaaaaataaaaacaaaaattagttgggattaaaaatcaaaatatggaaagaaaaaaaatgatataaataAGAAATGTATAATAttatttaaagtacaatgttataagaaaaatataataaaaaattaagacGTTAATCTATTAAGTTATAATTactcaaaatagaaaaataaaaacaaaaataagttgagattcaaaatcaaaagatgaaaaacaaaaagatgatataaataataaatatataatatcgtttaaagtacaatgttataagaaaaaataaaaataaaaaattaagacgTTAAATCTACTAAGTTATAATTACTCAAAATggaaaaatgaaaacaaaaataagttgggattaaaaatcaaaatatggaaaaaaaaatgatacaaataacaaatatataatgtCGTACAATGCcataataaaaaatcaaaatcaaaattaagaCTCTAAAGTACAATGGTATAATAAATAAGTAAGTTTTTTTTAGTTTAAGTCTTCTTTTAAATCATCGAAAGGCTAGAAATACCCGCCCGAAATTGATTCAGAAATTAATTTTGGGTTGTCCCCGTTTTGGGACTGCTTTTTGAATATATTACCTCATTT is part of the Lactuca sativa cultivar Salinas chromosome 7, Lsat_Salinas_v11, whole genome shotgun sequence genome and harbors:
- the LOC111900855 gene encoding protein FANTASTIC FOUR 3, which encodes MEKYATSSVKDLCIERHCMNEAGKEDDLHKCAFLDLIPLCMVFEPTQKAFIEKCAEKENHEASYRKGVTGYFYNGFSHVTSYTVQSLIKMFLYMALLGSGIMMLFCFGSTNSSWKKTITKNLKSLELCTESLGSETGSDTSEDDAIFAFPSSTLSVKRSRRDQVESKKVLSRSFPPPLTTMSGSKPFQVRPHREGGRLIIEAMEMSLGNSCLRAERSHGRLLLTCSKSEEDDCDTEREENDMNDVEKDDKEMERNVVVENFQRLRRCNEDEHRDNGICCSWEPSCWVATS